The Armatimonadota bacterium genome contains a region encoding:
- a CDS encoding GAF domain-containing protein has translation MMSSAARNLNRELLTLFAMEQAGSKEGLQVYLSRVLEQCCDWFRASGASIFLRESVGDRFILNAKFGPSVRTPDGATIEFGVGLAGAALAEGKPTIIKGSRRRDDIGSSIIVPLIHHGVDGDEVKAIGVLNLARSTSEPHFDQQDLEFAEGIGNQIALAVDNATLFADSKHLAETLKTVLMNLGFGLLSLNREGQITHSNPEVVMMLGRVPGHLETLQKYINSCHEEFVPFVTAAASDGLHRKRHRARFNFGNRVMTVSSTPLPSSGCTIILQDVTELESAQREYERLRRLAEVGQMTATIAHEIRNPLTGVRSAAKMIRETPELADEFAEIIEVEAVKLSKLCDEFLEFARPLKLELSEGDLARVVEYVAERLRDDFATAEVNLEVIGTSGPMVVWLDERRMEQVIRNLLINALHATAKGGTVKIGVQPGAVFVEDTGCGMDEETVARLFSPFFTTKPKGTGLGLSMVRKIIDAHEATIGVHSVLGEGTRFEIRFNQEQRK, from the coding sequence ATGATGTCTTCGGCGGCCAGAAACCTTAATAGGGAACTGCTGACCTTGTTTGCGATGGAGCAAGCAGGGTCCAAAGAAGGTCTTCAGGTCTATCTGAGCCGGGTTTTGGAGCAATGCTGCGACTGGTTCCGAGCTTCAGGGGCGTCGATTTTTCTTCGAGAATCGGTGGGAGATCGGTTCATTCTGAACGCAAAGTTCGGCCCGAGCGTTCGGACACCTGACGGAGCAACTATCGAATTTGGAGTTGGGCTAGCAGGCGCAGCTCTGGCGGAAGGAAAGCCGACCATCATCAAAGGATCGCGCCGCCGCGACGATATTGGAAGCTCGATCATTGTGCCGTTGATCCATCACGGTGTCGATGGTGATGAAGTCAAGGCAATCGGCGTTTTGAACCTGGCGCGCTCGACAAGCGAACCCCACTTCGATCAGCAAGACCTCGAATTTGCAGAAGGAATTGGAAATCAGATCGCACTCGCCGTGGACAATGCGACGCTGTTTGCTGATTCAAAGCACTTGGCCGAAACGTTAAAGACGGTGCTGATGAACCTCGGTTTTGGCTTGCTGAGCTTGAACCGGGAAGGGCAGATCACGCATTCGAATCCTGAAGTCGTGATGATGCTCGGCAGGGTGCCGGGGCACTTGGAAACGCTCCAAAAGTACATCAATTCCTGCCACGAAGAATTCGTACCGTTTGTGACTGCTGCCGCAAGCGATGGATTGCACCGGAAGCGTCACCGGGCGAGATTCAACTTTGGCAACCGGGTGATGACAGTTTCCAGCACGCCGTTGCCGAGCAGCGGTTGCACCATCATTTTGCAAGACGTCACCGAACTCGAATCCGCGCAACGCGAATACGAGCGACTGCGACGACTGGCCGAAGTTGGGCAGATGACGGCGACCATCGCGCATGAAATTCGGAATCCATTGACCGGTGTTCGAAGCGCAGCCAAGATGATCCGCGAGACTCCAGAGCTTGCGGATGAGTTTGCCGAGATTATTGAAGTTGAAGCCGTCAAGCTGAGCAAACTTTGTGACGAATTCCTCGAATTTGCAAGGCCGCTCAAGCTTGAGCTGAGCGAAGGTGACCTGGCTCGGGTCGTCGAGTATGTCGCTGAAAGACTGCGGGACGACTTCGCCACTGCGGAAGTCAACCTTGAGGTCATCGGAACAAGTGGGCCGATGGTAGTTTGGCTCGACGAAAGGCGAATGGAGCAGGTGATCCGAAATCTGCTCATCAATGCATTGCATGCGACCGCAAAAGGTGGAACAGTAAAAATAGGGGTTCAGCCGGGCGCGGTTTTTGTCGAAGATACAGGGTGTGGGATGGACGAAGAAACAGTGGCTCGATTGTTCTCGCCGTTCTTTACTACCAAGCCAAAGGGCACCGGCTTGGGATTAAGCATGGTTCGCAAGATCATCGACGCGCACGAAGCCACGATTGGCGTGCATTCGGTTTTGGGTGAAGGCACCCGTTTTGAAATTCGGTTTAACCAGGAACAAAGAAAGTGA
- a CDS encoding sigma-54-dependent Fis family transcriptional regulator: MKEKAPLLIVDDEQNIRRILQVAFEKVGYEVLTAENGLDALRVLESTPVQCILSDVTMPEMTGFELHDAVCEKYPDTPFIIMTAYGTIPQAVAAIRKGAFEFITKPFDLDSLKKIVAAACGDAGAQSQKPKKGSVRASGTSFIAESPQMVEILETVRRVADARASVLITGESGTGKEVVAKLLHEFSPRAGAPFVAASCAAIPESLLESELFGYEKGAFTGAQNSKPGRFELAHEGTLFLDEIGDVPPLIQVKLLRVLQEREFERLGATKPTKVDVRLITATNRDLYKMVEEGLYRLDLLYRLQVVEIHLPPLRERIEDIRPLAEHFLAKFAAENARNLKALSPIALATLESGSWPGNVRELGNVIERAVVMAGKDEEILDLHHLPNALRAA; encoded by the coding sequence GTGAAGGAAAAAGCACCGCTATTGATTGTTGACGACGAACAAAACATTCGTCGAATTTTGCAAGTCGCCTTTGAAAAGGTCGGCTATGAGGTGCTGACCGCCGAAAACGGACTTGACGCCCTTCGTGTGCTCGAATCTACTCCGGTTCAGTGCATCTTGTCGGACGTCACGATGCCCGAGATGACCGGATTCGAGCTTCACGACGCCGTTTGCGAGAAGTACCCCGACACACCGTTTATCATCATGACGGCGTATGGCACCATCCCTCAGGCCGTCGCGGCAATTCGGAAGGGCGCATTTGAGTTCATTACCAAGCCATTCGATCTTGATTCGCTCAAGAAGATTGTTGCGGCAGCATGCGGAGACGCTGGTGCCCAGTCGCAGAAACCAAAAAAGGGAAGCGTCCGTGCTTCTGGCACGTCGTTCATCGCTGAATCGCCTCAGATGGTTGAGATTTTGGAGACCGTTCGACGAGTCGCCGATGCTCGGGCGAGCGTTTTGATCACCGGCGAAAGCGGTACAGGAAAAGAAGTCGTTGCAAAGCTCCTTCACGAGTTTTCACCACGAGCAGGTGCACCGTTTGTCGCGGCTTCGTGCGCCGCAATTCCAGAAAGTCTCCTCGAAAGTGAACTCTTCGGCTATGAGAAAGGTGCTTTTACTGGTGCCCAAAATTCCAAACCGGGACGATTTGAACTCGCACATGAAGGAACGCTGTTCCTTGATGAAATCGGCGACGTTCCTCCACTTATTCAGGTGAAGCTGTTGCGCGTTTTGCAAGAGCGGGAGTTTGAGCGACTTGGGGCGACAAAACCCACCAAGGTAGATGTTCGACTCATCACGGCGACTAATCGCGATTTGTACAAGATGGTCGAAGAAGGGTTATACCGATTGGACCTTTTGTATCGATTGCAAGTCGTTGAAATCCATCTTCCGCCGCTACGCGAACGGATCGAAGACATTCGCCCGCTCGCCGAGCACTTCTTGGCAAAGTTTGCGGCCGAAAATGCCCGCAACTTGAAGGCACTCAGCCCGATAGCTTTGGCGACGCTGGAATCTGGAAGCTGGCCCGGCAACGTGCGAGAGCTTGGAAACGTGATTGAGCGCGCGGTGGTCATGGCTGGAAAGGACGAAGAGATTCTTGACCTGCATCACTTGCCGAATGCTCTCCGAGCGGCATAA
- a CDS encoding glycosyltransferase family 1 protein, whose product MSSASILLSALGTYGDIYPVIGLALELKKRGHQPTLALPGCFENLVDRNQFEFIALTADYDAFGGRNVAIGKIGHPETGAPFLWENMILPNLQSDFEALGKGEKFKLVVTHGSAVAAQVFAQVNRIPWSSVALAPSAMHSKFQAPAWPGVLGGLNLFGGFDKAWESARNLTSGYLESIKTFCWNVGLPVDDDHDFFTRQHSSQLHLGLFSRTLVEPKEDWPKNSLIAGFPRAADAGSTDSETLQWLAKGDPAIVFTMGSSALHSPNHFFKQAIDFARRTGLRSIIAAGPNCDDWNEWLPDHIRAVASINLESVFEFSRVVVHHGGIGTTAETMRAGLPMVVIPGDYAEADLASRLSALELAIEIPRSGLTEYALEEAVMKILTTPEYDAMAKLAVSQMRYESGTQVAADALECLAFGAELESRLPSDVPHVHPQIIKQMFEDQAA is encoded by the coding sequence ATGAGTAGCGCTTCAATTCTCCTCTCTGCCCTAGGCACTTACGGTGACATCTATCCTGTCATCGGCCTGGCGCTGGAGCTTAAGAAGCGCGGTCATCAACCCACCTTGGCGCTGCCGGGTTGTTTCGAGAATCTGGTTGATCGAAACCAATTCGAATTCATCGCTCTGACGGCGGATTACGATGCGTTTGGTGGTCGAAATGTCGCCATCGGCAAAATCGGACATCCAGAGACCGGTGCCCCATTTTTGTGGGAGAACATGATCTTGCCCAACCTTCAATCTGACTTTGAGGCACTGGGTAAAGGGGAAAAATTCAAACTCGTGGTGACCCACGGTTCGGCGGTAGCAGCGCAAGTTTTCGCTCAAGTGAATCGTATTCCGTGGAGCAGTGTGGCACTTGCCCCAAGCGCGATGCACTCGAAGTTCCAAGCTCCGGCCTGGCCAGGAGTTTTGGGTGGGCTCAACCTTTTCGGCGGGTTCGACAAGGCGTGGGAATCCGCTCGAAACCTGACTTCAGGATATCTTGAGAGCATCAAAACCTTCTGCTGGAATGTGGGATTGCCGGTCGACGACGATCACGATTTTTTCACTCGGCAGCACTCTTCGCAACTGCATTTGGGGTTGTTCAGCAGAACCTTGGTTGAACCCAAAGAGGACTGGCCAAAGAACTCGCTTATTGCCGGCTTTCCCCGCGCCGCCGACGCTGGGAGCACAGATTCTGAGACGTTGCAGTGGCTCGCTAAAGGGGATCCTGCCATCGTGTTTACGATGGGATCGAGCGCGCTGCACAGTCCGAACCACTTCTTCAAGCAAGCGATCGATTTTGCTCGTCGAACAGGGTTGCGTTCGATCATAGCCGCCGGGCCAAATTGCGACGATTGGAACGAATGGCTTCCTGACCACATCCGCGCGGTGGCATCCATAAATCTTGAATCTGTTTTTGAATTTAGCCGAGTCGTCGTGCATCATGGCGGAATTGGCACGACGGCTGAGACCATGCGTGCGGGATTACCGATGGTGGTCATTCCAGGCGACTACGCAGAGGCGGATTTGGCCTCGCGGCTGAGCGCACTTGAGCTAGCGATCGAAATCCCGCGTTCGGGACTAACTGAATATGCGCTCGAAGAAGCGGTCATGAAGATCCTTACAACGCCGGAATATGACGCAATGGCGAAACTCGCAGTGAGCCAAATGCGGTACGAAAGCGGTACTCAAGTTGCCGCCGATGCTCTGGAATGCCTGGCGTTTGGAGCCGAGCTAGAATCGAGGCTTCCTTCGGACGTGCCGCACGTCCATCCGCAGATCATCAAGCAAATGTTTGAAGATCAAGCCGCGTAG